A region of Nocardioides sp. JS614 DNA encodes the following proteins:
- a CDS encoding response regulator transcription factor yields MARILVADDDVDIRELVEFKLSTLGHDVVAVSDGAAAIEACQAQRPDLAVLDVMMPGVSGLDAIRAIRADPALADLPVILLTARAQESDVETGFDSGADDYITKPFSPRELASRVQALLTRSV; encoded by the coding sequence GTGGCTCGGATTCTGGTCGCGGACGACGACGTCGACATCCGTGAGCTCGTCGAGTTCAAGCTGTCGACGCTCGGCCACGACGTGGTCGCGGTGTCGGATGGGGCGGCGGCGATCGAGGCGTGTCAGGCCCAGCGCCCCGACCTCGCGGTCCTCGACGTGATGATGCCCGGTGTCTCCGGACTCGACGCGATCCGGGCGATCCGCGCGGACCCGGCGCTCGCCGACCTGCCGGTGATCCTGCTGACCGCTCGGGCCCAGGAGTCCGACGTGGAGACCGGCTTCGACTCGGGCGCCGATGACTACATCACCAAGCCCTTCAGCCCCCGCGAGCTCGCCTCGCGGGTGCAGGCACTGCTCACCCGTTCGGTCTGA
- the prfA gene encoding peptide chain release factor 1 yields MFEAVEGMLAEHADLEQRLGAPETHADARLAKQLNQRYAALSSIIGAYRELQQLDDDIEAARELAQEDPAFAEEAAALTGRRQEVEERLRRLLVPRDAADDKDAILEVKSGEGGEESALFAGDLLRMYTRYAEARGWKVEVLDAAESDLGGYKSVTVAVKAKGTPEPGEAPYALLKFEGGVHRVQRVPVTESQGRVHTSAAGVLVLPEAEQVDVQIDENDLRIDVFRSSGPGGQSVNTTDSAVRITHLPTGIVVSCQNEKSQLQNREQAMRILRSRLLAAAQEKADAEAGEARRSQVRTVDRSERIRTYNFPENRISDHRTGYKAYNLDQVLDGDLQPVLDSCVEADLAARLEALEQ; encoded by the coding sequence ATGTTCGAAGCCGTGGAGGGCATGCTCGCCGAGCACGCCGATCTCGAGCAGCGGCTCGGTGCGCCCGAGACGCACGCCGACGCCCGGCTCGCCAAGCAGCTCAACCAGCGCTACGCCGCCCTGTCCTCGATCATCGGTGCGTACCGGGAGCTGCAGCAGCTCGACGACGACATCGAGGCCGCCCGCGAGCTCGCCCAGGAGGACCCGGCGTTCGCCGAGGAGGCCGCGGCCCTGACCGGTAGGCGCCAGGAGGTCGAGGAGCGGCTACGTCGGCTCCTCGTCCCCCGAGACGCCGCCGACGACAAGGACGCGATCCTCGAGGTCAAGTCCGGCGAGGGCGGTGAGGAGTCGGCCCTGTTCGCCGGCGACCTGCTCCGGATGTACACCCGCTACGCCGAGGCCCGGGGCTGGAAGGTCGAGGTCCTCGACGCCGCCGAGTCCGACCTCGGCGGCTACAAGTCCGTGACGGTGGCCGTCAAGGCGAAAGGGACGCCCGAGCCGGGGGAGGCGCCGTACGCGCTGCTCAAGTTCGAGGGCGGCGTCCACCGGGTCCAACGGGTCCCCGTCACCGAGTCGCAGGGCCGGGTGCACACCAGTGCAGCCGGTGTGCTCGTGCTGCCTGAGGCCGAGCAGGTCGACGTGCAGATCGACGAGAACGACCTGCGCATCGACGTCTTCCGCAGCAGCGGGCCCGGCGGCCAGAGCGTGAACACGACCGACTCCGCGGTCCGGATCACCCACCTGCCGACCGGCATCGTCGTGAGCTGCCAGAACGAGAAGAGCCAGCTGCAGAACCGCGAGCAGGCGATGCGGATCCTGCGCTCCCGGCTGCTGGCCGCCGCCCAGGAGAAGGCCGACGCCGAGGCGGGGGAGGCCCGACGCAGCCAGGTCCGCACCGTCGACCGCTCCGAGCGCATCCGCACGTACAACTTCCCCGAGAACCGGATCTCCGACCACCGCACCGGCTACAAGGCCTACAACCTCGACCAGGTGCTCGACGGCGACCTCCAACCGGTCCTCGACTCCTGCGTCGAGGCCGACCTCGCCGCCCGCCTCGAGGCGCTGGA
- the rpmE gene encoding 50S ribosomal protein L31, giving the protein MKKDIHPAYVETQVTCTCGATFTTRSTATSGTIHADVCSQCHPFYTGKQKILDTGGRVARFEARYAKKAAADAKK; this is encoded by the coding sequence ATGAAGAAGGACATCCACCCCGCGTACGTCGAGACCCAGGTGACGTGTACCTGCGGCGCGACGTTCACCACCCGCAGCACCGCGACCTCCGGCACCATCCACGCCGACGTCTGCTCGCAGTGCCACCCGTTCTACACCGGCAAGCAGAAGATCCTCGACACCGGCGGTCGCGTCGCCCGCTTCGAGGCCCGCTACGCCAAGAAGGCTGCTGCTGACGCCAAGAAGTAG
- the thrC gene encoding threonine synthase: MNPTGFTPTHQWRGVIEEYRQLLQIPEDTVAVTLREGGTPLVFSEWLSGRTGADVWLKVEGGNPTGSFKDRGMTAAISVAKHEGAEAVVCASTGNTSASMAAYAAKAGLKPLVLVPEGKIAAGKMAQAILHGAQVIMVRGNFDDCLGLAKGLAWDYPVALVNSVNPVRLEGQKTAAFEIVDFLGDAPDFHLLPVGNAGNISAYWLGYTQYADWGRATKRPVMRGFQAEGAAPLVTGEPFPDPETRATAIRIGNPASWKLAAAARDESGGRFAAVSDGQILAAQRELASRDGVFVEPASAAGIAGLLEELAAGEDYRGSTVVVTVTGHGLKDTATALEGFTESGNSIVDTVIDAEVTAAAQAAGLA; the protein is encoded by the coding sequence GTGAATCCGACCGGCTTCACGCCCACCCACCAGTGGCGCGGTGTGATCGAGGAGTACCGGCAGCTGCTGCAGATCCCCGAGGACACGGTGGCGGTGACGCTGCGCGAGGGCGGCACGCCGCTGGTCTTCTCGGAGTGGCTCTCCGGCCGGACCGGCGCCGACGTCTGGCTCAAGGTCGAGGGCGGCAACCCGACCGGGTCCTTCAAGGACCGCGGGATGACCGCCGCGATCTCGGTCGCGAAGCACGAGGGCGCCGAGGCGGTCGTCTGTGCCTCGACCGGCAACACGTCCGCCTCGATGGCGGCCTACGCCGCGAAGGCCGGGCTGAAGCCCCTCGTGCTGGTGCCCGAGGGCAAGATCGCCGCGGGGAAGATGGCCCAGGCGATCCTGCACGGCGCCCAGGTGATCATGGTGCGCGGCAACTTCGACGACTGCCTCGGGCTGGCCAAGGGCCTCGCATGGGACTACCCCGTCGCGCTGGTGAACTCGGTCAACCCGGTGCGGCTCGAGGGCCAGAAGACCGCGGCGTTCGAGATCGTCGACTTCCTCGGCGACGCCCCGGACTTCCACCTGCTACCCGTCGGCAACGCCGGCAACATCTCGGCGTACTGGCTCGGCTACACCCAGTACGCCGACTGGGGCCGGGCCACCAAGAGACCCGTGATGCGCGGCTTCCAGGCCGAGGGGGCGGCACCCCTGGTCACCGGTGAGCCGTTCCCGGACCCCGAGACCCGCGCGACCGCGATCCGGATCGGCAACCCCGCATCGTGGAAGCTCGCCGCGGCGGCGCGCGACGAGTCCGGCGGCCGGTTCGCTGCGGTGAGCGACGGCCAGATCCTGGCCGCCCAGCGCGAGCTGGCCTCCCGGGACGGCGTCTTCGTCGAGCCCGCGTCGGCCGCCGGCATCGCGGGCCTGCTCGAGGAGCTCGCGGCCGGCGAGGACTACCGCGGCAGCACGGTCGTCGTGACGGTGACCGGGCACGGTCTCAAGGACACGGCGACCGCGCTCGAGGGCTTCACCGAGAGCGGGAACAGCATCGTCGACACCGTGATCGACGCCGAGGTGACCGCCGCGGCGCAGGCCGCCGGTCTCGCGTAA
- a CDS encoding homoserine dehydrogenase gives MESDKLAAEKALRVAVLGCGSVGSQVVRLLEEQAHDLAARVGARVELAGVAVRRPEAPREVEVPTELITTDATALVTREDVDLVVEVIGGIEPARSLILAALENGKSVVTANKALLAEDGPTLFEAAEKAGRDLYYEAAVAGAIPILRPLRESLAGDRVTRVLGIVNGTTNFILDRMDSSGAGFAEALEEAQELGYAEADPTADVEGFDAAAKAAILASLAFHSRVTASDVHREGISEVTAADVQSAREMNSVVKLLAICELRVTEDGQSAVAVRVHPAMIPRDHPLASVREAFNAVFVESEAAGQLMFYGPGAGGAPTASAVLGDLVTVARNRLAGTRGAGESAYADRAVLPMGETLTRYHVAIDVDDRAGVLASVATAFAENGVSIQTVRQEGRGADAQLVVVSHESTDAALRATVEHLREMDIVREVTSVMRVEGATE, from the coding sequence ATGGAGAGCGACAAGCTCGCCGCAGAGAAGGCGCTGAGAGTAGCCGTGCTCGGCTGCGGGTCCGTGGGGTCGCAGGTGGTCCGGCTGCTCGAGGAGCAGGCGCACGACCTCGCAGCCCGGGTCGGTGCGCGGGTCGAGCTGGCCGGCGTCGCCGTACGCCGGCCGGAGGCGCCGCGCGAGGTGGAGGTCCCCACGGAGCTGATCACGACCGACGCCACCGCGCTCGTCACCCGCGAGGACGTCGACCTCGTGGTCGAGGTCATCGGGGGCATCGAGCCGGCCCGCTCGCTGATCCTTGCCGCCCTCGAGAACGGCAAGTCGGTGGTCACCGCGAACAAGGCGCTGCTGGCCGAGGACGGGCCGACGCTGTTCGAGGCGGCGGAGAAGGCCGGCCGCGACCTCTACTACGAGGCTGCGGTGGCCGGGGCCATCCCGATCCTGCGCCCGTTGCGCGAGTCGCTGGCCGGAGACCGGGTGACCCGGGTGCTCGGCATCGTCAACGGCACCACCAACTTCATCCTCGACCGGATGGACAGCTCGGGCGCCGGCTTCGCCGAGGCGCTCGAGGAGGCCCAGGAGCTCGGGTACGCCGAGGCCGACCCGACGGCCGACGTCGAGGGCTTCGACGCCGCTGCCAAGGCCGCGATCCTGGCCTCCCTCGCCTTCCACTCGCGGGTCACCGCCTCGGACGTGCACCGCGAGGGCATCTCCGAGGTCACGGCCGCCGACGTCCAGTCCGCGCGTGAGATGAACAGCGTCGTGAAGCTGCTCGCGATCTGCGAGCTCCGCGTGACCGAGGACGGGCAGAGCGCGGTCGCGGTCCGGGTGCACCCGGCGATGATCCCGCGCGACCACCCGCTCGCCTCGGTGCGCGAGGCGTTCAACGCCGTCTTCGTCGAGTCCGAGGCCGCCGGCCAGCTGATGTTCTACGGCCCCGGGGCCGGTGGTGCGCCGACCGCGTCGGCGGTCCTCGGTGACCTCGTCACCGTGGCGCGCAACCGGCTCGCGGGCACCCGCGGCGCCGGCGAGTCGGCGTACGCCGACCGCGCCGTGCTGCCGATGGGCGAGACGCTGACCCGGTACCACGTGGCGATCGACGTCGACGACCGCGCCGGCGTCCTCGCCTCGGTGGCGACGGCGTTCGCCGAGAACGGCGTGTCGATCCAGACCGTCCGGCAGGAGGGTCGGGGAGCCGACGCGCAGCTGGTCGTCGTCTCCCACGAGTCGACCGACGCGGCGTTGCGCGCCACCGTCGAGCACCTGCGCGAGATGGACATCGTGCGCGAGGTGACGTCCGTGATGCGTGTCGAGGGGGCGACCGAGTGA
- the thrB gene encoding homoserine kinase, with amino-acid sequence MVTFVDGPVRVSVPATSANLGPGFDSLGLALSMRDEIEAEVLGAGLEVRVSGSGSDEVPLDETHLVVRSMHAAFDLLGRRPPGLRLTCRNAIPHGRGLGSSSAAIVGGVVLARALVAGGALLVDDATLFRMAARIEGHPDNVAPAFHGGFVIAGRDEGTDFYAVSSPVDPRIETVVFVPPTPVATEVARGLLPAAVPHADAAADAGRTALLVAALAGQPEHLWLATRDYLHQDYRRPAMPESLALVDALRADGVPATVSGAGPTVLAFTDASAAGALADRCPAGWVAHHLTVDRDGARST; translated from the coding sequence GTGGTCACCTTCGTCGACGGGCCGGTCCGGGTGTCGGTCCCGGCCACCTCCGCGAACCTCGGGCCGGGCTTCGACTCGCTCGGCCTGGCCCTGTCGATGCGCGACGAGATCGAGGCCGAGGTGCTCGGCGCGGGTCTCGAGGTCCGGGTGTCGGGCTCGGGGTCCGACGAGGTGCCGCTCGACGAGACGCACCTGGTCGTGCGCTCGATGCACGCGGCCTTCGACCTGCTCGGCCGGCGCCCACCGGGGCTGCGGTTGACGTGCCGCAACGCGATCCCGCACGGCCGCGGCCTCGGGTCGTCCTCGGCGGCGATCGTGGGCGGTGTGGTCCTGGCCCGCGCCCTGGTCGCCGGGGGAGCCCTGCTGGTCGACGACGCGACCCTGTTCCGGATGGCCGCGCGGATCGAGGGCCATCCCGACAACGTCGCGCCCGCGTTCCACGGCGGGTTCGTGATCGCCGGCCGGGACGAGGGCACCGACTTCTACGCCGTGTCCTCCCCGGTGGACCCGCGCATCGAGACCGTCGTCTTCGTGCCGCCGACCCCGGTCGCCACCGAGGTCGCCCGCGGCCTGCTGCCGGCGGCGGTGCCGCATGCCGACGCGGCCGCTGACGCCGGGCGTACGGCGCTGCTGGTCGCGGCGCTCGCCGGCCAGCCCGAGCACCTGTGGCTGGCCACCCGCGACTACCTCCACCAGGACTACCGCCGCCCCGCGATGCCGGAGTCACTGGCCCTGGTCGACGCGCTGCGGGCCGACGGCGTGCCGGCGACCGTGTCCGGCGCCGGTCCGACGGTGCTCGCGTTCACCGACGCCTCGGCGGCCGGTGCGCTGGCGGACCGTTGCCCCGCGGGCTGGGTGGCGCACCACCTCACCGTCGATCGCGACGGTGCCCGGTCCACCTGA
- the rho gene encoding transcription termination factor Rho, with the protein MLLADLKAMAAGMGISGAGSMKKAQLVEAIKAHQSGGRPAKERGEQQQAQQERSEQQRTQPEQAPQERTQPERPQQQRSEEQPRRDQRPDEAQRDQQRDQQRERNRGQGQGNHDQKQDQNKQGQPKRQDQKQAQNKQDQKQDQGKQDQKQDQGHQDQDHHDQGHQDQGHQDQGRAGEDQGEGSRRNRRRRGRDRDRTGRGVTGGGQRNEPDTTILEDDVLVPAAGILDVLDNYAFVRTSGYLPGPDDVYVSLSMVRKFGLRRGDALVGQVRQPREGERKEKFNPMVRIDSVNGADPEIAKGRVDFAKLTPLYPSERLRLETEPTNLIGRVIDIAAPIGKGQRGLIVSPAKAGKTMIMQSIANSITTNNPECHLMVVLVDERPEEVTDFERSVKGEVISSTFDRPASDHTMVAELAIERAKRLVELGHDVVVLLDGITRLGRAYNLAMPASGRILSGGVDSAALYPPKKFFGAARNIENGGSLTILATALIESGSKMDEVIFEEFKGTGNMEIRLRRDLADKRLFPAIDAVQSGTRREELLMSKEELAIVWKLRRVLSGLDGQQALELLLERLKKSQTNIEFLMQVQKTTPTPTGGRED; encoded by the coding sequence ATGCTGCTGGCCGACCTCAAGGCGATGGCCGCAGGCATGGGCATCTCGGGCGCCGGCTCGATGAAGAAGGCTCAGCTGGTCGAGGCGATCAAGGCCCACCAGAGCGGCGGCCGGCCGGCCAAGGAGCGCGGCGAGCAGCAGCAGGCCCAGCAGGAGCGGAGCGAGCAGCAGCGGACCCAGCCGGAACAGGCCCCGCAGGAGCGGACCCAGCCGGAGCGACCGCAGCAGCAGCGGTCGGAGGAGCAGCCGCGGCGCGACCAGCGGCCCGACGAGGCCCAGCGGGACCAGCAGCGGGACCAGCAGCGCGAGCGCAACCGCGGCCAGGGTCAGGGGAACCACGACCAGAAGCAGGACCAGAACAAGCAGGGCCAGCCCAAGCGGCAGGACCAGAAGCAGGCCCAGAACAAGCAGGACCAGAAGCAGGACCAGGGCAAGCAGGACCAGAAGCAGGACCAGGGTCACCAGGATCAGGACCATCACGACCAGGGACACCAGGACCAGGGGCACCAGGACCAGGGCCGGGCGGGCGAGGACCAGGGTGAGGGCAGTCGCCGCAACCGGCGGCGTCGCGGTCGCGACCGTGACCGTACCGGTCGGGGGGTCACCGGCGGTGGTCAGCGCAACGAGCCGGACACCACGATCCTCGAGGACGACGTCCTGGTGCCGGCCGCGGGCATCCTCGACGTTCTCGACAACTACGCGTTCGTGCGGACCAGCGGCTACCTCCCCGGCCCTGACGACGTGTACGTGTCGCTCTCGATGGTGCGCAAGTTCGGGCTGCGCCGCGGCGACGCGCTCGTCGGGCAGGTGCGCCAGCCCCGGGAGGGCGAGCGCAAGGAGAAGTTCAACCCGATGGTCCGCATCGACAGCGTCAACGGCGCCGATCCGGAGATCGCGAAGGGGCGGGTCGACTTCGCCAAGCTGACCCCGCTCTACCCCTCCGAGCGGTTGCGGCTGGAGACCGAGCCGACGAACCTGATCGGTCGGGTCATCGACATCGCGGCCCCGATCGGCAAGGGCCAGCGCGGCCTGATCGTGTCCCCGGCGAAGGCCGGCAAGACCATGATCATGCAGTCGATCGCGAACTCGATCACCACCAACAACCCCGAGTGCCACCTGATGGTGGTGCTGGTCGACGAGCGGCCCGAGGAGGTCACCGACTTCGAGCGCTCGGTCAAGGGTGAGGTCATCTCCTCGACCTTCGACCGTCCGGCCAGCGACCACACGATGGTCGCCGAGCTCGCCATCGAGCGGGCCAAGCGGCTGGTCGAGCTCGGCCACGACGTCGTCGTACTGCTCGACGGCATCACCCGGTTGGGGCGCGCCTACAACCTCGCGATGCCGGCGAGCGGCCGGATCCTCTCCGGTGGTGTGGACTCGGCCGCGCTCTACCCACCGAAGAAGTTCTTCGGTGCGGCGCGCAACATCGAGAACGGCGGCTCGCTGACCATCCTCGCCACGGCCCTGATCGAGAGCGGCTCGAAGATGGACGAGGTGATCTTCGAGGAGTTCAAGGGCACCGGGAACATGGAGATCCGGTTGCGCCGCGACCTTGCCGACAAGCGACTGTTCCCCGCGATCGACGCGGTCCAGTCCGGCACCCGCCGCGAGGAGCTCCTGATGAGCAAGGAGGAGCTGGCCATCGTCTGGAAGCTGCGCCGGGTGCTCTCCGGGCTCGACGGCCAGCAGGCGCTCGAGCTCCTGCTGGAGCGGCTGAAGAAGTCCCAGACCAACATCGAGTTCCTGATGCAGGTCCAGAAGACGACCCCGACCCCGACCGGCGGGCGCGAAGACTGA
- a CDS encoding sensor histidine kinase, whose protein sequence is MSAGRPVARLVQPVIVRVTAMAALMALIAVLGVVLSTAAVNHLTDDLQPAAAANQDVYQDLTDMSAAVESWSASGQRAAADRFTQALVRFPADQQKVRRFADGDDELEMLVTRQERVAQAWIERFAQPRIDAEGGTPPAAGQVRSGAAAFEAVRSAHQDTTQAFDSRVRQARADASLRLKGTVLAVVLLAGAAWYVISRSRRRLMTELSEPLLALEQVVQRMAKQDHDVRAKELGPKEVRAVASALNAFADAQGRARAVEGRIQSELRSLDTARDDFVSNVSHELRTPLTTISGYLELVAEEFEGRMDPPHERMLEATRRNVARLKALIDDLLALSRAEGRRSDFEPVDLALLVREAVTDVRITAARRRIRLEVDTPEDVVPVLADRAMLHRALLNVLSNAVKFSHDDGTVDVVLTVLGGQVEVRVTDHGIGIPGAEIERLGTRFFRASNAVTNEIAGTGLGLRITQTIIDRHSGEVVIESEEGEGTSVVVRLRRHGDGLPPLLPHEIVAEEEARAAALRARGARGAGVEVVDAADPERPAGDTDGTDAPPRIVPAFPRRR, encoded by the coding sequence ATGAGTGCGGGCCGTCCGGTCGCGCGGTTGGTCCAGCCGGTGATCGTGCGCGTGACCGCGATGGCCGCGTTGATGGCTCTGATCGCGGTCCTCGGCGTCGTGCTGTCGACGGCGGCGGTCAACCACCTCACCGACGACCTGCAGCCGGCGGCCGCCGCCAACCAGGACGTCTACCAGGACCTCACCGACATGTCCGCCGCCGTGGAGTCGTGGTCGGCCTCCGGCCAGCGGGCCGCGGCCGATCGGTTCACGCAGGCACTGGTGCGGTTCCCGGCCGACCAGCAGAAGGTCCGCCGGTTCGCCGACGGCGACGACGAGCTGGAGATGCTGGTGACCCGCCAGGAGCGGGTCGCCCAGGCCTGGATCGAGCGGTTCGCTCAGCCCCGGATCGACGCCGAGGGCGGGACCCCTCCCGCGGCCGGGCAGGTGCGGTCCGGCGCCGCCGCGTTCGAGGCGGTCCGTAGCGCTCACCAGGACACCACCCAGGCCTTCGACAGCCGGGTGCGCCAGGCGCGCGCCGACGCGTCGCTCCGCCTCAAGGGGACCGTGCTTGCCGTGGTCCTCCTCGCCGGCGCGGCCTGGTACGTGATCTCCCGCTCCCGGCGCCGACTGATGACCGAGCTGTCCGAGCCGTTGCTGGCGCTGGAACAGGTGGTGCAGCGGATGGCCAAGCAGGACCACGACGTACGAGCCAAGGAGCTGGGGCCCAAGGAGGTGCGTGCGGTCGCGTCGGCGCTGAACGCCTTCGCCGACGCCCAGGGCCGGGCCCGCGCCGTCGAGGGCCGGATCCAGAGCGAGCTGCGCAGCCTCGACACGGCGCGCGACGACTTCGTCTCCAACGTCTCCCACGAGCTGCGCACGCCGCTGACCACGATCAGCGGCTACCTCGAGCTCGTCGCCGAGGAGTTCGAGGGCCGGATGGATCCGCCGCACGAGCGGATGCTGGAGGCGACCCGGCGCAACGTGGCCCGCCTCAAGGCGCTGATCGACGACCTGCTCGCCCTCTCGCGCGCCGAGGGCCGCCGCAGCGACTTCGAGCCGGTCGACCTCGCACTGCTGGTCCGGGAGGCGGTGACCGACGTCCGCATCACCGCGGCCCGGCGCCGGATCCGCCTCGAGGTCGACACCCCCGAGGACGTCGTACCGGTGCTCGCCGATCGGGCCATGCTGCACCGCGCGTTGCTCAACGTGCTCAGCAACGCGGTGAAGTTCAGCCACGACGACGGCACGGTCGACGTCGTGCTCACGGTCCTGGGCGGTCAGGTCGAGGTGCGGGTCACCGACCACGGCATCGGCATCCCGGGCGCCGAGATCGAGCGGCTCGGCACCCGGTTCTTCCGGGCGTCGAACGCGGTGACGAACGAGATCGCCGGCACCGGGCTGGGCCTGCGGATCACCCAGACCATCATCGACCGCCACTCCGGCGAGGTCGTCATCGAGTCCGAGGAGGGCGAGGGCACCAGCGTCGTCGTCCGGCTCCGTCGGCACGGCGACGGCCTGCCGCCACTGCTGCCCCACGAGATCGTGGCGGAGGAGGAGGCGCGCGCCGCCGCGCTGCGGGCGCGCGGCGCCCGCGGTGCCGGTGTCGAGGTGGTCGACGCCGCCGACCCGGAACGCCCGGCGGGCGACACGGACGGAACGGACGCACCGCCGCGGATCGTGCCGGCCTTCCCCCGGCGACGCTGA